The genomic stretch AGGAATGCACAAGTATACAATTTGTAAGCAATGTCTTTTGACCCCCAAAACACTAAAGTAATATTACTCATGTTAATGATAACTTACTATAAACATGGTGTTAGCatcttaaattaaattaacttttaaaatgtCACCATGGCTTTGAGGTAATGACAATGTTTCACCAGAGAACTACTAGAGTAGTTTCAGTACGCACCTAAAAGGTCCACAATGATGGAGTTGCCCAGCAGAAGCGAGAATCCCATGAGTACCCAAGGCAGGAAAGGTGCTTGGAAGTTGAGAAGGCCAAAGAAATTCATACGTACGTTGGGGTTGCGCCTGCTCCATATGTACACCAGCATGATGGTGAATGCCTGACCCAGGAACACAAGGCTCACAAACATGCCAAATATCTAAACATTCATTAAGTAACAAACGGTGAGCACCTGTGGTGTTATTGCAAGTCTACGAGTATGGTACAATTTTTACAATAATTTGTCTCATTTATCATTTCTCTGCTCTCCTAATAAACTTGCTAACTAAGTATAATCAACAAACCTACAAACATGTTATTCCTTGTAAAACAGCAACAATTTGTTAGTAGGCCTGTCACAGTACTGATGTTTTTGCAATCAATcaattttattgtcattttacattccattttatgccactgatattGTGATAATAAAAAAGCATGATAATGCAATGACACACGTTTAAAGAACAATAAACTTTTTGCAAACACTTGGTCATTAAGAATATTCTGACACAGAAAAGTACTAATCTATCagtacacaaaatataaaataaaataacaccactttttaaaaacaaatccagATAATGGCTCCACATAATAACAGAGAGACAAGTGAAAACCAGAAAACAGAATACAGCGAGTGTATAAAATATTACTGAGGTTCATTCTCATTCAAACAAATAATACTGAGGTCAGCAAAAATGATTGAGATAATGCCTATGTACTGTGGATCATTTCTGTGACTGGCCTAATAGTTATTGCTGTTTGTCGTAATGATCAGGTTAGGATTTCAGCTTAAAAATGCCATATTCATAACTCACTGCTGAGCTGAACCTGGTGCAGGGAAGCCTACAAATACTTGCCCAATGAAAAGATTAGGCTACTTAATTTCCACTATGGGAACGGCAAGGATACGGTCATGAGAAGGCCACCGAAGAGGAACATGAAGACAAAGTCAGCGGTTCTGCCTCTGAAAGAGCCTTCCTCTAGCATTCGGCAATATCGGTATCTGTGAGAAACAAGTCAAGGGCTTTGGGACACATCATCTATTGGACTGACATTTTGGTAAACAACCAAACAGTAAACAGTGCAATTTAAACTGGACAGTTCTTGGAAGgatacaaaaatatcatatTGAATAAGAAATTGAAGCCAACTggaccaaaaaacaaaaagttggTCACAAGCCGCCATACCTGTGGAAAGATGAAGAATAAAGGTCATTCATGTTATTCACTGCAAATAGCAAATTTAGTTGCATTTCGATATCgttactgtccaaagaaaaacatgtcttCAAACCAGGAATTTTTacaagagaaggagaaaaccACATAATTTTTTTGTGGAActtaatgtaaaaagattttggcaaatttctattggtccattatcatgaaattttcacataaTATGAATCACAGCTTCTGTGCTCACATACTGTAGCTAACTAAATATTGACAAAAAcggatacatgtttttctttggacagcgacaatattgtaggtattacacactcacctggtaGTGCTTTAATATCAAATCTGGATTGAAATACAGCTGGAAAGGTGTAATAAGTTCTAATTGCTGCAGGGAGAAAGGTGGGACAGGGTAGTTAGGCAGAGTTGAAAAGCTGTCCACTTGGAATGAGGTAGAGTTTAGATTTTGCCATTGAACCCAACGCAAACTtgagaattatttaaaaaaaaaaaaaaaaaaaaaaaaaaacaggagctCCCAGTAGTTTCTGATCATTTTCACCGGTAAATTATTTCATAAAGCCTTTTTGGTTTTAAAGACTCTCAAAAAAATTGCTGAGAGCACCTTTAATGCTCTTGCTGAACTCTGGAATCATCTATCAACAGCTGTTAAGGAATGTCTAGCTGAACTCCACCAGATAAACACTAACCTTGATTTGCTTGCAAAAGTAATGTCAAGGGGAACAGCTAGCGTCACGTTTATATTAGTAACTGTCAGattataattaaacaaaatgtatatttatttaatgcatcATTCGCGTATAACTAAACAGACGACTAAAGAGTACTTTCTAGAATCGCCTGACACTCAGATTATGTTGTAACTGTGAAGCTAACATTAGCTCTAGTTGGAATtcttcgttccaccttaaatggagtaGTACATAAATTCCAGCCCAAAGCGTCAGCGTGTCACTaccacaccatttaaggtggaacgaagaATTCGAGAACTGAACGTTGCCTTGCTAGCAAAAGCGAAGCGAAACGTCGAACAAATGTCAAAAACACAAGCAGAAACGGCTTTCTACTCACAACAGCCGCCGTGGTGAGCACACAAGCCGTGGTATAAGTCCGTGTAACCACAGGAATCTGTAAATATTCTTGCTGGAATGTCTGGTAAGCCATGGTTATTTAGACCGACTCACTCTCGTACAGGCTTCCGCCACTGTGTCGTTAACACGGAGCAGGAGTAGAGGAGCATCACGGCTTGGTTAAAGCGGTAAGTGTCAGAATCTGATTCGCCCTTTTCAGCTAGAGGAGTATGGCACTTTACTATTGGTCCGCGTACACTGTCCAGTAGGGAAATAACTAAATAGGGAAATTTGGGGCTTGatttatgggtaaattcgtgaTTTTAACCCGgtggaatttctttttattattttttggtcGCCTTTCTGTATATTCAGTAAACGAACTTAACTCTCCAGTGAATACCAAGCTTTTACCCCTGATAAcaggtttgtgttgtgttttacatCATGATAATGCAAAATAAGCAGTGAGTACTGTGTTTTTACCAGTTTGCATTACCAAAAACAGCCTCAAACAGGTGGTTTTAGACATCTTGGATTTACGACGTCATAATCCTAATGGAGCTTTTGGGCTACTGGAAAGTGGCAGTGGGATAATGGGAATAGAGTTGGagacaatatatttaaatttaatctgCATGGTTAAATAAACCTTTATTTGATTTGTGTGATTAAATGTATATGAAACACATATAAATAGAAATTGTGCAATAAAATGtgcatctatctatctatctatctatctatctatctatctatctatctatctatctatctatctatctatctatctatctatcctaATCTTTTCCAGAGTTATGTAGTGCCCTACAGAGGGACCAGGGAACAGTTCTGGACGCAGCCCGTGGCGCCCGGAGACCAGCAGAGGGAGTTTTATTGTGAACTTCGTCAGAGCGCAGAAGAAGAAGCAGAGCGCGGGCTTTAGGAATGGCGGCGGAGAACGCAGAGAATAACGACAGCGGTGAGAAACACTTTAATGTTTGTGACTGTAAcatgtcttttctctctctctctttcctcattAAGGTCTCTGTGCTGGTGTATAACCGCTAGATATTAAAATATGACCGCCTTCTCCTCTGTGGAGGTCTGAACTCGGAGAGAGGAATGTAATCGTCTTCACTCTCCAGATCTGTTTGCTGTAGGTTTAGTCtgaactaaacagactaaacctgattTGACGTGTCTGAGTGGTGTTGTTTATGAGCTGTTAGATCTATCATGAGGTAAATTAAGACACGGTAATGGAGTTTCTTATGCCATAAACACAAGGAACtaggtagtttttttttttaaatacagtagtagttttataaaatacagcttcaaaataatggTAATGCTATGTGTTGTTAGTGTTGTTGCTATTCTCATATAACCAGATCCTACCTAAGGGATTAGGGGAGGGCCCTCAGGCTGTAGGAGAGCAGTAGAAGTGTGGGTGAAAATTTATTCCATATTCACAGATTCGTGCAAATAGGTTTAGAGTTACATCTAAGCCATGTTTAATATGTTAGGGACTTGCTGAAAGCAATCAAATTCTTCCCAGAAGAGAAAATGTTGTTATTGAAGCAAGTAGAGGAAGATCAACCTATAAATGAACCCTTGATATCAGACGATTGGATAGGGTTTAGTATTCAATTCATCCATTTCAATTTATAAATTAAGATAAATACCTTTGTTGATAATGCTACTTTCAAAGAACATCTTTTCTTCATATTCTAACATTACATTAGTTAGAACTTGTGAACcgcttcatcatcatcttctttgctgcttaatccatttcagggttgtggtactgatctaatttgtttttaattttcctcGCTTTCTCAGTGGGGTCTTTGTCCTCAGAATCGCTGAACCTGTACGAGGCGCAGTTCTTCGGCTTCACCCCACAGACGTGCATGATGAGGGTGAACAGTGCCTTCCAGGACTGTTTGTACGAGATGCTGCTGGTCGTGGAGTCAGTATTTGTGCGTAAACTTTCACAAGGGAAAGATCCGCCGGAGGAGCTTAAGCTTAAAACCCGAGAATGCACACAGCAACTGCTCTGCTTCTTGCAAGAACGTTTTAGGAAGCTTTCCAGTCGCATGGAGACTCTTCTGGTAAACAGCGTTCTCTCTATCCCTAAAAATGTCTTGCTGCCCGATGACGAGTCTCACCGAAAGTATCCCCAGAGTCAAGCGCAGCTTTTAAAGCTGGAAACCTCGATTGTGGACCTTCAGAGGTCTTATCAGGCTGAGATGTGCGCCAGACAAGCCCTGCTGACTGAACttgaggagcagaaacagacGCAAGAGCAGCTGGAGGAGGTGCTGAGGTGGATTGAGGAACTGCGGTTGCTGTGGAAACGTGAAGGTATGGGCAACGCCCAGGACAGCTTCCAGCATATGATGGAGACTGTGAATAAACTGCAGAGCATTATGGGGAAGATCAGAAAGAAGAGCAGATCTCTAGATGACGTGTGAACTACCTGCTATGTCCAAAGAAGGCGCATGCAGCCTCATGTTGACTGTGCATTGTGCACACATGGcacttatatatattttatactggCTCTGGGTGTGCAATGACATGGCCTATCCACAAGGAGGAGCCAGTGCCATGTCTATATTTGCCACCTCTTTAGCCTACCCATCATAGTGGGAAACTAAGTTGTCCATGTCAAGCATCCCATTTGTAAGCAAGGGCGTTCCTCACCCACATCTGAAATGCGGTCAAGCAAAATTTAGGCGACATTTACTGGTAATTTAGAGTCCATGCTCGCTGTGGATTTTGATACTTTGATGTTCTGTCCAGTGAGATCTGACTGAGGCGCCTGAGATGAGTGGATTTCCCCTTGGGCCCAAATCTCTGGGTTTGCTTTCTTTCTTGTTCACAGTCAGAGGGATCTAGATCTAAATAAGGGTCAGTTCAATTTGACTGTTCTTTGCCTTAGGGAAAGCATGTTGTAATGCAGCTGTAGATACATGTGTTGGATTTGCTTTGATTTCCTTTATCTtggttgcaattgcaatattctGAACCCAATAAACTACTCCTATTTTTAATTGTTGCCTTGAAGTACACATACTTTttggtttgggttttttttgtcacatttttaTCAAAATAGTCTTATATTACtgcaaaaaaaatgataaaatgcaGTTAATATTTGTTGAAACTGCAGCATAATTAGTCAAAGGGTTTTCTGTCCTTTTGCTAAGTACAAACTATAGTAAGCGTTATTAAATTAGAATCAAGATAAGGGACTGCTTAATGATCATTGTCCTAGTAATTCAGACATGATTGTATTTTCTACTCATAAGTGCAAGCAAAGATTTGTGGCCAGTGTGTTTTCACATCAAGGCCGGATATAAACAGAATGAATAACAGCATGATCAATGGGACTGTAAAACATAGAGCTGGGGTTTTGGACTTGCTGGGCGAAGGAAGAGCGAGGGAAGGAGGGCGTGGGCGCAGTAAGGGATCGGGTGGAGCGAACAAcagaagcccccccccccccccccccttccagTCAGCAGCCTGgttgtctgtctttctctttcatctctctcaTTAAAGACCCAGCCAGAGCAGCAGGGGCTTGCTTGCTACCAGCTTTTCTGGATAGAGGTGTCGCCGATTGGACAGcctgccaaacacacacacacatcacgtCCAAACTGCCACCACCTTCAGATCAGATGATAACATCTGACAATAAAGAATCCTTATCTTCACATACAGTCACATCAGCAGTAGGACACGAGTGGCTCAGGTTGAGTTTAAACATTGTGCGGTTGCTGATGAGAGACCACTGAGATGGAGTTGACAGAGGAGAGATTATGATGAGTCTCGTTTGGTGAAAGAAGCTCATTTAAACATTGTCTCACACCAGACTTTCCAATGTAGACTAGTAGCTAAAGAGGCTAATGTAGGTAACACAATTGAAATAATAAGCAGTAATTAAaattgtgcagtgtgtgttcttatACCACatgctttgtttattatttggttAATGTACACCCCTTCTTTATTTGTccagtctaaaaaaaacagaagcaaaCCACAGACATTACTTCTGATCTGGTACTTTTAGGAAGAAGAGAAAGTTTTCATTTTGATTCTCACTTGTTTTGTGTGAACTGTTCCTTTCAGGTCAAAAGAGATTAGCGGTCCTAATCCACAAAGCATATCCCATTAGCATAAGGCAGATCTTGCCTCATAGGGCTGCATTTTGGCAACTTACCTTTTCACATAAGTGGGAAAGTCAACATGTCAGACCTCCAGGGTCACCCCAGACATTCTGTTTCCACTCTAATCCAAGAAAATGCTATCAAAATTCAAATTACATGCCACTGCTTGAGACTTTACCCTGCTGTGGCTTAAATCTCAGATAGTACAGCTAACGCTTCTTCATGTAATGGAAGGAATCAATAGGAGCATGAGAGAAATTAGTCTACACTGACACTTTTGGAAGAAATCATTCGTGTTAAGTAGCTGCACTAAATTCATTCGGCTCAACCTCGTATAAGCCACTTGCTATGAGCGATAAATAAAATATGCCCCACTGCCTTGAGAACCATCAGCTTGGCTGGCGCAAGACCATCCAAGAGTGTAAGATGTTAGTTCAAAGCCTTCAgctatttttttattctctgtGCTGGAGATACAGAGTCGGAGAAGGAACAGAGTGCGTTCCTGGGCAAAGCTCAAAGCCGGGAAAGAGATACTGAGAGGCAATTATGACTTGAAGTTGTACTTTAGTTTGTCTAAAAATTATGACTTAGGAAAAATTCAGAATGTCAGAGACCAATCTTCAAATGTCACTCAATCAATATAGACTGCGGAAGCGGTATGCGGCTAACCTCCAGAGACACCATATGTAGTCTGACTCGATCAATAACGCATATAGATTTGGTGTGTATTGTAAGTAGGGTCCGGATGGCTTTAATTAAGATATGGAACAAACCTGTTGCTAGCAATGCAAGCTGTTCTTCACAGCGATGTTTTCAGTGGCAGCTTTGTTACTCTTCAAAAAGGGCCTTGTTGTAATTTGATGTTGTCAAATATGGCCCAGAAAGAGTGCCCATGAGGGTCTTAATAATCAGAAGAAAAAGATGGCTTGATACAAAAGTTTATTCAGACACTGATACAATGGCCTTACAAGAATTGACTGGCTACTAGTATTTTTTACTGACATAGCggctaaataaaaatgtgatatATTAAGCTAGCAACAATATTAGCCTTTTGGCTTCTTTCTACATTATGTTCTGATCCTAACAAAACTGTAAAGATGGCATACTGCTATTGGCAGCCAGTCTTTCTTGTGTTATTATTACATTCTACTTGTGGTTACTGTCACTCGATCTACTTCATTTAAGTTTATGTTTTGCTACAAGCAACTCCGTGATATTTCAGGCTAGATTTGCTATGAAATCAAATcaggtttattttttcttccatGTTTCCATTTGGTGTTTTCCATTACTAAGACTGGGTATCGAATTGGTGTCATCTCTTTAGAAATGTGCTCCTCGGGCTTTTTAGCTTATTGCAAACCtacttgatacatcacaaacaGCTTTGAACATGTAGACGTTTCTAGAACTGAAACATCCACTGGCAGAAATTCAAAAGTGGATAAAGGAAAACAGTGTGAGTTCTAttcaatgtttctttttttttttttaacattatcgATTTCCACAAAGAACACGCCTTCTCCAGCCCCTACACTAAAGATATCCAGTGTGCCTTTTCAGTAATGAAACACCTCTTGGTGTCTATTGAGGATCCCCGTTTTTGTAGTTGGTGGATCAGAGGTCTTTGTTCAGTGGCACTTGGCCTTTGAGATCAAGCTGTGAGCTTTGATTGGCCTGGCTGAGTGCTACTCTCCCGGGCCCATAAGAGGATACTGGTGTCCTGCTAATGATCCTGTAACTGGGAAGTGAGGCAAGGTTATGGTTAAGAACATGGTTCCAAATGCCCACAGGcccagagtctacccagaattaaggtgcaaggcaggaatacaccctggaggccagttcttcacagggcaatattgtaaaaaatatttagcTGTTTTGTTTCTGATCAATCTTAGTATTTactcaaataaaatattatgacAAAATGTTCATGagaatattattgttatttatatattgttaatATATTGAGAATCTATGTTAATTCATCTAACATTGGTAAATTTGATCAAtccaattttattattatgatttataaataaataatattttacaaaagcAACAATACACTTAAAGCCACATTGACTCAGTCACTTACTGATTTATTCTCAcgttttccccacagatatgaGGAGATATGTCTTTATGGGAGATTCTTTGTTGAATGTATATCAATTTCTTCACTCTTAGCGAGAAGGGAAAACACCCCTGGAATGTACTTTCTCCCAAATGGCCTCATCATTTCTATCATCGAGACACCAATCCTCAGTCTGAGATATTCCCGGCACCCCAAGCAGCCTAATTACCATAAATCTGGGAATGTAGATGAGTTCATACCAGCATTTCCACAATGTGCCCATCCCCTGGTTCTTTGGGCACCAGCAACAGGAACTCTTTGGGGGAGGGGAACCAGGCTTGGCATAGCATAGGGGACAGCTGGTGACAGACTGTTTGTTCTTCTTTGGGATGGCAGCCCAGCACTGTCAGGGAGAGGTC from Hoplias malabaricus isolate fHopMal1 chromosome 2, fHopMal1.hap1, whole genome shotgun sequence encodes the following:
- the mis12 gene encoding protein MIS12 homolog isoform X2 → MMRVNSAFQDCLYEMLLVVESVFVRKLSQGKDPPEELKLKTRECTQQLLCFLQERFRKLSSRMETLLVNSVLSIPKNVLLPDDESHRKYPQSQAQLLKLETSIVDLQRSYQAEMCARQALLTELEEQKQTQEQLEEVLRWIEELRLLWKREGMGNAQDSFQHMMETVNKLQSIMGKIRKKSRSLDDV
- the mis12 gene encoding protein MIS12 homolog isoform X1, translating into MAAENAENNDSVGSLSSESLNLYEAQFFGFTPQTCMMRVNSAFQDCLYEMLLVVESVFVRKLSQGKDPPEELKLKTRECTQQLLCFLQERFRKLSSRMETLLVNSVLSIPKNVLLPDDESHRKYPQSQAQLLKLETSIVDLQRSYQAEMCARQALLTELEEQKQTQEQLEEVLRWIEELRLLWKREGMGNAQDSFQHMMETVNKLQSIMGKIRKKSRSLDDV
- the derl2 gene encoding derlin-2 translates to MAYQTFQQEYLQIPVVTRTYTTACVLTTAAVQLELITPFQLYFNPDLILKHYQVWRLVTNFLFFGPVGFNFLFNMIFLYRYCRMLEEGSFRGRTADFVFMFLFGGLLMTIFGMFVSLVFLGQAFTIMLVYIWSRRNPNVRMNFFGLLNFQAPFLPWVLMGFSLLLGNSIIVDLLGIAVGHVYYFLEDVFPNQPGGGRWLRTPSFLKMLFDTPEEDPNYNPLPEERPGGFAWGEGQRLGG